The genomic interval agataaaaaaaataaaaaattaaacttaaagaAGCTATACTATCATGAATGCAGTTGAAAATATTCTTGGTaataagaataaatatttattataagtaGTTGTAGTGAAGGAAATGAAGGATGTGGTATAATGttagaataaatttaatttgattatattgttcagtataattaatatatttatatttataagagAGTTTAAGATTGAAAGTTGAAATTGTCAGTATTTATACTACAGTTACTTCCGTTGTCTTCTAACAGTGTTATTATGTGTTTGAAGAAACATAATTCCtcttgaaaaattaaattaagttaatTGAAATAGAAAGAGCCTAATTGTAATTAAAACAGTTATACAAACTTACTTTAGTACATGATGGGATCCATTCAGAAGTGTCGTGTCAGTATAGCAGACAAAGATGACAGGTGTGCACGTGGGACTTCTGCTTTTGAACTGACTTTGAAGGGTACTATCCAATGTCACAcactttcttttttcttaacactcttctcattttcttttccaaaattttcacctcaattttttttttctcttgttcTTGTGAAAATATAAATTCAGACCTTATTTTGAGATTTAGTGGAATGAAAGGAGGatatagattttttaaaaaatatgataaaaaaatatcaaaaatccTTTTCATTATTGGTAATGTCTAATCTAAACACAAGCAATGTGTTAAACTAAGCATGGATGATTTTTTGTTGAAATATGTTGGAaaatttagtattattattttagggAAGTTGAgggttttattattttttaagaatttttctAAGAAAAAAATGGGAAATACTGAGAGTAGAAAAATGTACCAAGATGTGAAATGTGATTGTGTGAACATACAAATGGACAATTTAAAAAGTTAGTTAGCCCAAAGAGAAGTAATATAACTTTGTACCCTTGAAATAGAATAACTCATCTTGCAAGTTGAACACTTTTAGCACATGGGCCTTTTTCCATTATCACAATTGTTGTCTAAAAGTAGAAAAGGTTTTCACAAAAACAGAATAAGCTCTGGTTTGCTTCTACAAGTTTTCTCACAGGtacttataaaagaaaaataatattttttcataaggTTTTTAATCAATGATGAAAATTGCGATTAATAACTTATTTATGATTTAGCctttcaaaaatttaattaattgaaaaagattatttcatttctctttcaattgtttaGAAATTCTTTCATTCCACACTTTTCTTATCAGTTtgtaaaaaattgaaacatacaATAGAAAGAACATTTagcaattttttaataaaaataaaataagtatatttGACAAGTGCGCATGTTTTCCGAAAGCAATACCTCCAAATTTATTGAGTGGGCCGTAAGAGAAGTGGTTTAGTAATTAGGCGGGCCTTGGAATAGATGGTGGGCCTTATTAGTTGGTCCATTGGTAAAttgaaatgattttaattttaattttaactaacGGCGCCACCAACAGTGGTTTTGTGACCGCGTAAATCAAAGGGAAATGAATCACCAGTGGTATGATATTAATAAGAGAAGAAGGGAAAGAGAAAAACCTGTTTGTTTGATGTTCCTTTCTTGTGATCAGAAAGGAACCAATAGAACTTTCTCACGAGCTCCTTGCCATGGGTTCTCTTCCTGCGCACGCATTCCCAACGACGGTGGGCAAAGATTGCCTTGACGAGAGCAGCCACATTGACGAGAGGGCCCTGACGAAGCTGTTCAAGTCGCAGCAGAGCCACCTCAACTTCTTCTTCGACCACATCGACTACTCTCAAACCCTGGCCTTCACGCGCGCCCTCCTTAACGCCTCCGGCACCGTCTTCTTCACCGGCGTCGGCAAGTCCGGCTTCGTTGCGCACAAGATCTCGCAGACGCTCGTCTCGCTCGGCATCCGCTCCGCCTTCCTGTCGCCGGTGGACGCGCTCCACGGCGACATCGGAATCCTCACTGACCGCGACGTGCTCGTCCTCCTCAGCAAGTCAGGCGCCACGGAGGAGCTCCTCCGCCTCGTGCCGTGCGCGAGGGCGAAGGGTGCACTCCTCATCGCCCTCACCTCCGTCGAAGGAAACGCGCTGGCCGCGGTGTGCGACATGACAGTGCATTTGCCTCTCCAGAGAGAGCTCTGTCCGTTCAACCTTGCGCCGGTCACATCCACCGCCATTCAGATGGTTTTTGGGGACACCGTGGCCATCGCGCTCATGGAGGCGAGGAATCTCACCAAGGAGGAGTACGCTGCGAACCATCCCGCTGGCAAGATCGGGAAGAGTCTCATCTTCAAGGTCCTTTTTCTATTCCATTTGCATCTGCTTTTGTTTTCCCCTAATTTGTTGTTGTCTGATTCGAATTTGAATTGCAGGTGAAGGATGTGATGAAGAAACAGGAAGACGTTCCGATATGCAGAGAATCGGATTTGATTATGGATCAGCTTGTGGAACTGACGAGTAAAGGATGCGGATGCCTCCTTGTTATCGATGACTGTTACCGTCTGATCGGAACGTTCACCGACGGTGATCTCCGTCGCACTCTCCGAGCCAGTGGAGAAGCCATTTTCAAACTCACTGTGGGGAAGATGTGCAATAGGTAACTTAATCATCATCATAATGTCTATATATACGTGCATACTACCTAAAAAACTCAATCAGAATAAAAGATCACAGTAAATGTCATTCATTAGGAATAAGTAGGTAAAGAGCAATACTCAGATGCTGTGTCTTCTTGCATTCTAGGAGGAAACTCCAATTCTGATCAGAGAATAGTGTAAATAATACATATGATACTGCATTCAAGTTTCGTGCACAAGTTAATAGTcatgtttaatgttttgttgAGGAGGCGAGTATATGACAATGAGGGTGTTTTCTTGATGTTAGGAATCCAAGAATTATTGGTCCGGAGGCTATGGCGGTGGATGCGATGAAGAAGATGGAGGCAGCTCCATCGCCTGTTCAGTTTTTGCCTGTGATAAACGATGAGAATATTTTGATTGGGATTGTGACCTTGCATGGATTGGTTTCAGCAGGCTTGTGAATTGTGTTTTATATTAATAGATATATTGCTTcattctttttagtttttacttCGATTAGCATGAATCCCACTCAATTTCAAGTGGGATTTCTTGTGTACTGTATAATTTCGAATAGGATTCAGAAGCATTTTTTTGCCCCTCCTTTTGCTCCGTAAGGATTTCGATTATTTTTTGTACGTCACACCTACCGACATTGCGGGCATGTTTACATTACCTGTTTTCGTAATTATTGATGTAACCTGTTCGACCTTGATGTTGttttgattaatatatttatttacacTTTCAATTTAATTCGCCAAACAAATGGGTGGTGGGGGAGGATAGGAAACAAACTATGGAGCGACAGCATGGATTGATGTTTACACATTTTCCCCCTATTTCTGACTTTTTAATTTGAACAGAAAAAGAAACGAAGAACGGAGATTTTAGAATGTTAATTCGCTTCTGTCCGAGTGTTCGAGGGTATTTGGTCCTTAGTTGGGAGTAACATTACTCGAAGAAGAACGTACAAAAAAATAACGCAAGGAATGAATGTGACCCTGTATATTCATATATGCAGCTGAACGAAGACAGACATGCAAACTAATTCTGAGAAATTAAAAACTGCAGAGCATATATTTGACATTATTGAGAAATCGGAGCTTAATATCTAGTTCTGTTGAACAGAAgcatatataatttttacaaaCAGAAAAGCAGCCTAATCAAATTTGGCAATTTAGTTATTCAACCATTGCCAATATACTACGAATTCAATTCCTACACTGATAAATCTATTTATGCAACATCAGAATCTGATGATGAAGAGGCGCTCATACTATCAGATGAAACATCAAGTAACTCATGTTCTTTTAGAAAAGACAAGTAACGTACGTTTGTAACTGAGGGAACATTAGATGCTTTTGGTTCTCCTTTCTTTGAAATTGTTTTCTTGCTCCCAACCATCTTCATATCAATTTTGGTGCCAACAGAATTGATTCTTTTCGTACCCTCTGCAAAGCTTGACTGAACCAAATCTGTCTTAATTTCTGAATGAGTGTCATAAGAACTGTGAGTGCCACCAGAAGTCTGCGGGACCTGGGAAATCACTTCCTTTTGTTTCTTCTTGGATGGGAACGGAACCACTTCCTTTTGTTTCTTTTGGGAATAACTTGAAATCActtcattttgttttttctttgatGAATTCAATATTTCCTGCAATTGACGTCGCTTCTCTTTTGATTCATTTGCTGCTGTCTGGGATATAGATTTTTTCATATGCAACTCTTGCGAAGGGCAGGTTGAACCGCTAACATTTTCTGGACGTGGGTTTGATCTCTCGGAGGCAGCAGAGTTCAGAGTTAATCCCAGATACTCTTTGGCCCATTTAAAGACTGCACTTAATTTCCCATCCAAAGCTTGACTAAGAACATTCAGATCACTGATTTCATAACGGTAGAAGAGAATTTTGTTGCTCCAAGTGCAAGAACAGAAATGTTTTGCATGATCCAGACATGCAAACTTGTCATTTGAACATGAACACCCAACAGCAGACAAGTGTAAATCACACAGGCACATACTACATTCCCTTCTACAAGTGGCATGGAAATTTTCATCCATTCTTTGTGAGACTAAAGAACTGGAAAGAAATTTCCTCTTCAAACTTTCACTCTTAATGCGAGACTACACAAAGGAAACAAATATAATAAGAATGAATACAACCTGAATGAAGCAAACTATGTAGCCAAATTTGAAcaagaaaaatgaaatgaagGAAGGAGGGAGAGAAGGTCTTCAGAACTCTCCAATATTATTAATACGAAAAATGCGTGCCTCTTCCGCCATTTCAGTTTATCAAGATAAATGATTGAATACTTGTTAATGATCAATGGAATTTGAAGTTGATAATAAACAACTCCAAAAAAACTAGGATTTCGAGCTGAATGACTTACGTTGAAAGCTTTTGTTAAGAACTCATTTTGTTGATAGGCACCTTTATATGTTAAGCTGTCGGACGACGTGCTCTTCATGCACAGACCAGTTTCCCACTGGGCCCTGACAGCTTCATTTGCAGCTCCTAACAAAAGCTTGTCATATGAAAGTAATGTCTTTTTCCTCTGTTCACGATAAAGTTCTATTACATTCTGTCCATGAAGCAGCCACTCAAGAGGAGCAAAACTTATTGCTTCAGAACAGTTGAAACCACAATCAAATCCTGAATGATATGCCCCAGGGAAGACAAGAACAAATTCACCAGGATACTGAACACAACGATATACAGGTATACCCTCTGCCTTCAATATGGAACATGATAATTGCATCTCCTGGAACCAAAAATTAGCATAAAAAAGTGTTTCCCTTAGAAACAACAATATAAACCTTATATTTGAGGTGACAGGAATTTATCCACATTGAACTAAACtggttgaaaaataaatttttatactaCTATTTTCTCTATCATAAATTGATGGCAACAATTATTTTAAGTTTCAACAAAGCCAAAGAAATATTACTGCAAGCAGCAACAACAAGGTTTGGCAGACTTGGAGCCTAGATGAGATTGAGCTTTATTCTGAAAAAAGGATTGTGATGACAACAGTTTCAACAAAAGGTTGAACATTTAGCAAAAAGTGTTCTTCACAATTTTCAAGGTAAAAGGAAAAACCCACAACTCAAGGACATTGCATAGAACATTTGGTACTGCAATATCATGTTGATTACAATAATGTAAGCTATACTTAAGCAAGGGAAAACATACATCCTATGAGTGAAGCCTGTGCTTCCTTCTCTAAGTGCCCATTGGCCTATTGAATTTCAGTTGACGAAACAAATGAACATACAATTATTCTTCCTTGAAACCTAGGAATCAGCTACTACAAAAGACTAATACTTTGTATGGTCAATGAAACTTTTGAAATTCACTAGATGATATAAAGAGAGGAAATTATGACAATAAACATGTGGGATGGAGAAACGTGTTCATAAATGGTAATAGATGGGAGATATTGACAGGAAATGGGTGGGTGAAATTAATATACAAATAATCCAGCAGAAACAAAATCCATCTGACCAACAATACGATGTTTGTCAGAAGAGCATGCATGGATTCATAATGAAAGGGTTAACAGAAGACAAATATGAGAAATAAAAGGATGTTAGGTGTGCATCGCAGTTACTttataaagaaacaaaaattgttCATAACAAGCAATCATATATTCTCACCATATTATCTTGCATACGAGGCTTTCCTGCATGCAGATCTGGTAGATACTTTTTCCAAATTGTTTCAAAGTTAGCAGCAAATCTTCCTGGGACGCTATACCACACTTTTGGTTCTCCCAAATGTATGTAAGATAATGAGTATAAGTGGTGTTCTTCAACTTTCTGTTTATGTCAAGTGATCAGATAGAGAAGTAAACAAAAGGGATTTGAATATTAGTCGGTAGTTTCCACCAGAAAACTATTAGGAGATGAGAGATATTGAAAACAAAGATGTGATCTGCATGCAAATATAAGGCAATAAAGCATAGTATTACCCAGTTGTCTGCAGAGAAGCACATTCCCACACTAATATTGGGGGCAAGGTTACATGAAACATCAGGGCTTTCAAACGAAAGAAGGGAATCTGAAAGCATATTATTCAAGTTCCATCCAGCTTTCACATATTCAGGGTAAGCGTGTGCCGCCACAGGATCAGAAACTGTCGGAAACCCACTTCCAAAAACTCCAGCCTCCAATTTTTTACAACAAAGCACCTAGCATAAGATCAATTAGAATTTTCACAATGTATAAAAGACCGAAGATGGAAAAGGCACTGCATATTTGAATTTATCCATCAATATACCTCAATTTCTTCGGTGGGATTTTGAACAATTCGGCCATATTCACCTTCAATATTCTCCACAGATGGTTCCCACTGCTGACGTATAGCCAACTTTATATTGGAACCTATGAATTTTTTCTTATCCTTGTAATTGAAGTACTGGTTCTTAAATACATCTGCATATTCCTTAAATGTTTTGAGACTGAATTTAGGACCAGGTTCAGACTCATAATCACATTCTTCAACATTATGGTTATTTGGAGTGCTGGTGTTTCTTTTACAAAGCTGAGGGCCCAAAGCTACTTTTACATCTCTTTTTCTCTTGGTTTTTGTATGTTCACGTGAACTAGCCATAATTTCTTGAGTATGCTGAACTTGGTGTCCATCAATCCGCTGAATCTGAGCGACAAATTCAGACTTTTCCCATATATTTTCTCTCTGAAGAAAGCATGGTGGTTTCCAGCAAGTAGGAGGGACAATTCGGCAAATTCCATAAGTTTCTGCTTTGGAACGTACGCTTGCAATATATTTAAGTGTGTCTTTGAATTCCTTCATAATGTACACAATCACACAAACATTTGATTCAACAATCACAAGAATCCACATTTGATGACATAAATCAAGATGTGCACAAGGAGACACAATGAAAGCACACAATTACAGTTAGGTGGTTGGTACCTCTTCTGTTGGGTGGAAGATAGGAGTTTCTTCCAAAGGTTCTCTTATCGCATCCTCAGGATGCCACCTTGCTGTTACCTGGTTCAAGACTTtgataaacaaacaaaaataaaggaTACATGGTCATGCCTATTCCAATGTGCATAGGTAAAGTGAAGGTACATACCTTCACACAATTACTGCAATTAGGACATCCACGTATGGTCCCTTTTGGACGACCAGCATTTAAAGGTAGGttctaaaaaatgaaaaaagaaaacaatatcGTTAAATTTCTTTATGGTTAGAACATAGAAGAGAAACCAATCATGAGATTATGCTCACAAAAGCATATGAAAAATTGGTATCAAGTCCTGCAATCCAGAGTGTTACTTAGTCTACGTTTCAGCTTCTGTTACTTTGTTAATCTGTTATAACAGTAACAGTTCTCACACCTATATATGTGGTTCTGTATGACACTGTTGTAGATATCCTTTCAAAGGCAATAATATTCAGTTTTCCTCTCTCTTTCCTCTTACTCTCACACAGAGCCAACCACCACACTCATCACACAAGAGCCTAGGCAGTTTAAATACAATATCTGTATCTAAATGAGTCCTAATAACTATGTAGAACTCAAAGAAAGATTTTGTTCCAATTGTTGTAGGTTACCCACCACTTAAGGACATGAGGTATCTTGATTCTAGTATTCATTGTTAAACAATTTAAATCATACGATTCTATCATTAAATGGATCTCAAATGAATTTGAATCTCTTAATCGATGAATAAACTTGATTTTGTATAGTTGATATGAATcacaaaaaaaacaatttttttttttacatttcacTAATTTTCAtgaaagaaattgaaaagtCATATAAGTTTAAATTGTTAAAtcaaaagaaattcaaaaagaaGGCTAAACTTATCCTATTTGATTATTTCATAACTTCATTTGTCACTAAAACTAGTAATTTGTTCTCAGATTTATTACATTAAACACTTAAAATATACATCATGTGATATATTTAAAGTTACTTTTTCATTATCTCCAAATATTACAATTCAAAAGAAACTATGATTATACTTTCAAAATCAGCTTGGTGATTCCCAATTTGAATCTCAATTTAATAACCTTGTCTAGGACTGTGCCTTTCTAGTTTGATTTATTAGTAATGTAACCACTAACCAAAAGAATGCAAGATTCCCAACTTAACCATAGGAAGATGCTTTGTATGAGATTCCTCAGGCTTGTGGTGATTGCACATGTCCATGTTTATCCACGGCCGATGCATAAGACCCTGGCTATAAGCATTAATGCCATTCGTCTCAAGTTTAGTCTTCATGCAGATTGTCGAAGATTTGTCATTTTTCTTAACATTTCCAACCCTTCTCAAAATGAAAGATGAGAGGGATACAAAACCAGGGGGAACTGAATGATTTTTGTATTCCTGATATTTGGGGCAATCATTATCCGCTTCCATCATCACTGCAGGAAAAAGccaagaaaatattttctaaaaaaccATTTTTTGCACAAATTAATTCTTTGAATAGGAAATGAAATATTGGGATAATATGCATTGCAGACAGTTTACTACCCCGATAGAATTCTTTATCACTCAACAGATTGAACTTCAAACCAGTACAACAGCTATTTAAAACACTCAACTTTCAGAAGGATAAGAGAAGTTCAGACAATAGCAAGGTGTCAAACTCAAGATTTTACTCAGACTCAGGGAGGGCAAACAAAGAATTATAAATTGTGGAATCATATCCTTCAAGATTTATAAAATTCTTATATTTGCATATAACACAGCATACATAAGAGAGACAAAAAGCCTTTTTAACACAAATCAAATGCTTAAATAAGCGTAAATTCATAATCATAGATTCATAAGTTTAAGAAAGTCAATAAATGACAAACATGAATGACAACCCAACTAGACAAACAGAGCAAACAAATTGGTCATAGAAAAAGTAGAACAGAACCAGACATACAGAGTTGCAGAAGAACAAAACAGAATTGGCTTAAACAGAGACAGGTCAAACATGGCCGAGAAGAACTCCGGACGTGATCGAGAAGAACTCCGGATGTGATCGAGAAGAACTCCAAACGTGACAGAGAAGAGCTCTGGTCATGATGGATTCGTCCAGCAGTTTGGGGAAAGGCTTGAGAGGTTGAACATGCAATCACTACGAAAAGAAGTGTTTTTCTCCTTTCTCTTAGTGTAAGGGTTAGTGAACGCTTGGGCTCAGGTTTGCTGAACCCCAAAAAGAGCAAAAAACAACATTGACACATCACCTACCAAGCATAATTGAAAAAACTCTACAATTGTACCGAGTTTTCAATTATATGCAGCGATTGTACCAATATACTCATTTATGATTCTGAGCAAACAGACTTGCCCAGGCACTGCAGAAGTGTAGAATTCTGCAATTCTAAAAATCAGTGCACAATTTTGACTATCATGGAGAAAAGAGAAGTGTGGACAAAGAAACCAAAAGCTGAAGAGATTCAACCATAAGTGTTGATCATATACAGAAGTTGTGCATCTTAATCTTACCATAGACACCGAAGCAACAATAATATATGgcaataaatgataaaaaaaagtagacACTGTTTCAAGTTAAGAATATATCAAAAGTAATGACGTCAATattatttagttatattttttactaGATGATGCAAAGTAAAAATCACCATATAATATAACATTATTCTCCCTAACTTCTATTAGCACTTGCAGAagtcaaattattatttatgcaaATTACTAATGATAAGTATATGAGAAGGTAGTAAATGAAGTCATAGAAGAATTGGAAGGGTTTGGAAATCACTCGCTTAGAAAAAAGGAAAGTGCGGAACCAAATGATGTACGCCCACTGAAATTGAGCTGAAAATGAGGGGTAGGTTATTCTAATTATGAATTTCCAAGATAATGTTCAACCCTACCAAGTAAGAAGAAAGTATAATGCTTTCCGATCCTCTCCATATTCTACTGTCTCAGTGAATATCCAAGATGAGAAAGTCAAAACCCATCATTTTCAGCCCCTCTCCACCTTTTCTAATTCTACCTTCTATGATATGAT from Phaseolus vulgaris cultivar G19833 chromosome 1, P. vulgaris v2.0, whole genome shotgun sequence carries:
- the LOC137814296 gene encoding probable inactive lysine-specific demethylase JMJ19 isoform X1, yielding MCQCCFLLFLGFSKPEPKRSLTLTLRERRKTLLFVVIACSTSQAFPQTAGRIHHDQSSSLSRLEFFSITSGVLLDHVRSSSRPCLTCLCLSQFCFVLLQLLMMEADNDCPKYQEYKNHSVPPGFVSLSSFILRRVGNVKKNDKSSTICMKTKLETNGINAYSQGLMHRPWINMDMCNHHKPEESHTKHLPMNLPLNAGRPKGTIRGCPNCSNCVKVTARWHPEDAIREPLEETPIFHPTEEEFKDTLKYIASVRSKAETYGICRIVPPTCWKPPCFLQRENIWEKSEFVAQIQRIDGHQVQHTQEIMASSREHTKTKRKRDVKVALGPQLCKRNTSTPNNHNVEECDYESEPGPKFSLKTFKEYADVFKNQYFNYKDKKKFIGSNIKLAIRQQWEPSVENIEGEYGRIVQNPTEEIEVLCCKKLEAGVFGSGFPTVSDPVAAHAYPEYVKAGWNLNNMLSDSLLSFESPDVSCNLAPNISVGMCFSADNWKVEEHHLYSLSYIHLGEPKVWYSVPGRFAANFETIWKKYLPDLHAGKPRMQDNMEMQLSCSILKAEGIPVYRCVQYPGEFVLVFPGAYHSGFDCGFNCSEAISFAPLEWLLHGQNVIELYREQRKKTLLSYDKLLLGAANEAVRAQWETGLCMKSTSSDSLTYKGAYQQNEFLTKAFNSRIKSESLKRKFLSSSLVSQRMDENFHATCRRECSMCLCDLHLSAVGCSCSNDKFACLDHAKHFCSCTWSNKILFYRYEISDLNVLSQALDGKLSAVFKWAKEYLGLTLNSAASERSNPRPENVSGSTCPSQELHMKKSISQTAANESKEKRRQLQEILNSSKKKQNEVISSYSQKKQKEVVPFPSKKKQKEVISQVPQTSGGTHSSYDTHSEIKTDLVQSSFAEGTKRINSVGTKIDMKMVGSKKTISKKGEPKASNVPSVTNVRYLSFLKEHELLDVSSDSMSASSSSDSDVA
- the LOC137814296 gene encoding putative lysine-specific demethylase JMJ16 isoform X3 is translated as MMEADNDCPKYQEYKNHSVPPGFVSLSSFILRRVGNVKKNDKSSTICMKTKLETNGINAYSQGLMHRPWINMDMCNHHKPEESHTKHLPMNLPLNAGRPKGTIRGCPNCSNCVKVTARWHPEDAIREPLEETPIFHPTEEEFKDTLKYIASVRSKAETYGICRIVPPTCWKPPCFLQRENIWEKSEFVAQIQRIDGHQVQHTQEIMASSREHTKTKRKRDVKVALGPQLCKRNTSTPNNHNVEECDYESEPGPKFSLKTFKEYADVFKNQYFNYKDKKKFIGSNIKLAIRQQWEPSVENIEGEYGRIVQNPTEEIEVLCCKKLEAGVFGSGFPTVSDPVAAHAYPEYVKAGWNLNNMLSDSLLSFESPDVSCNLAPNISVGMCFSADNWKVEEHHLYSLSYIHLGEPKVWYSVPGRFAANFETIWKKYLPDLHAGKPRMQDNMEMQLSCSILKAEGIPVYRCVQYPGEFVLVFPGAYHSGFDCGFNCSEAISFAPLEWLLHGQNVIELYREQRKKTLLSYDKLLLGAANEAVRAQWETGLCMKSTSSDSLTYKGAYQQNEFLTKAFNSRIKSESLKRKFLSSSLVSQRMDENFHATCRRECSMCLCDLHLSAVGCSCSNDKFACLDHAKHFCSCTWSNKILFYRYEISDLNVLSQALDGKLSAVFKWAKEYLGLTLNSAASERSNPRPENVSGSTCPSQELHMKKSISQTAANESKEKRRQLQEILNSSKKKQNEVISSYSQKKQKEVVPFPSKKKQKEVISQVPQTSGGTHSSYDTHSEIKTDLVQSSFAEGTKRINSVGTKIDMKMVGSKKTISKKGEPKASNVPSVTNVRYLSFLKEHELLDVSSDSMSASSSSDSDVA
- the LOC137814297 gene encoding probable arabinose 5-phosphate isomerase; this encodes MGSLPAHAFPTTVGKDCLDESSHIDERALTKLFKSQQSHLNFFFDHIDYSQTLAFTRALLNASGTVFFTGVGKSGFVAHKISQTLVSLGIRSAFLSPVDALHGDIGILTDRDVLVLLSKSGATEELLRLVPCARAKGALLIALTSVEGNALAAVCDMTVHLPLQRELCPFNLAPVTSTAIQMVFGDTVAIALMEARNLTKEEYAANHPAGKIGKSLIFKVKDVMKKQEDVPICRESDLIMDQLVELTSKGCGCLLVIDDCYRLIGTFTDGDLRRTLRASGEAIFKLTVGKMCNRNPRIIGPEAMAVDAMKKMEAAPSPVQFLPVINDENILIGIVTLHGLVSAGL
- the LOC137814296 gene encoding probable inactive lysine-specific demethylase JMJ19 isoform X2; translation: MCQCCFLLFLGFSKPEPKRSLTLTLRERRKTLLFVVIACSTSQAFPQTAGRIHHDQSSSLSRLEFFSITSGVLLDHVRSSSRPCLTCLCLSQFCFVLLQLLMMEADNDCPKYQEYKNHSVPPGFVSLSSFILRRVGNVKKNDKSSTICMKTKLETNGINAYSQGLMHRPWINMDMCNHHKPEESHTKHLPMNLPLNAGRPKGTIRGCPNCSNCVKVTARWHPEDAIREPLEETPIFHPTEEEFKDTLKYIASVRSKAETYGICRIVPPTCWKPPCFLQRENIWEKSEFVAQIQRIDGHQVQHTQEIMASSREHTKTKRKRDVKVALGPQLCKRNTSTPNNHNVEECDYESEPGPKFSLKTFKEYADVFKNQYFNYKDKKKFIGSNIKLAIRQQWEPSVENIEGEYGRIVQNPTEEIEAGVFGSGFPTVSDPVAAHAYPEYVKAGWNLNNMLSDSLLSFESPDVSCNLAPNISVGMCFSADNWKVEEHHLYSLSYIHLGEPKVWYSVPGRFAANFETIWKKYLPDLHAGKPRMQDNMEMQLSCSILKAEGIPVYRCVQYPGEFVLVFPGAYHSGFDCGFNCSEAISFAPLEWLLHGQNVIELYREQRKKTLLSYDKLLLGAANEAVRAQWETGLCMKSTSSDSLTYKGAYQQNEFLTKAFNSRIKSESLKRKFLSSSLVSQRMDENFHATCRRECSMCLCDLHLSAVGCSCSNDKFACLDHAKHFCSCTWSNKILFYRYEISDLNVLSQALDGKLSAVFKWAKEYLGLTLNSAASERSNPRPENVSGSTCPSQELHMKKSISQTAANESKEKRRQLQEILNSSKKKQNEVISSYSQKKQKEVVPFPSKKKQKEVISQVPQTSGGTHSSYDTHSEIKTDLVQSSFAEGTKRINSVGTKIDMKMVGSKKTISKKGEPKASNVPSVTNVRYLSFLKEHELLDVSSDSMSASSSSDSDVA